A genomic window from Cloacibacillus sp. includes:
- the secE gene encoding preprotein translocase subunit SecE, with the protein MDKVLDYIRESRAELKKVTWPTKQQLWYSTIIVIVVTAVASAYLGLVDLILTGLFSRIIQ; encoded by the coding sequence ATGGATAAGGTCCTCGACTACATCCGGGAATCTAGAGCTGAGCTTAAAAAGGTAACTTGGCCCACGAAACAGCAGTTATGGTATTCAACCATCATTGTTATAGTGGTGACAGCCGTTGCTTCAGCCTATCTCGGGCTGGTAGATTTGATTCTCACTGGACTATTCTCTAGGATTATCCAGTAG